The Halichoerus grypus chromosome 15, mHalGry1.hap1.1, whole genome shotgun sequence genome includes a window with the following:
- the EML2 gene encoding echinoderm microtubule-associated protein-like 2 isoform X4 → MSSFGAGKTKEVIFSMEEGSVKMFLRGRPVPMLIPDELAPTYSLDTRSELPSSRLKLDWVYGYRGRDCRANLYLLPTGEIVYFVASVAVLYSVEEQRQRHYLGHNDDIKCLAVHPDMVTIATGQVAGTTKEGKPLPPHVRIWDSVSLSTLHVLGLGVFDRAVCCVGFSKSNGGNLLCAVDESNDHMLSVWDWAKEGKVVDGKCSNEAVLVATFHPTDPTLLITCGKSHIYFWSLEGGGLSKRQGLFEKHEKPKYVLCVTFLEGGDVITGDSGGNLYVWGKGGNRITQAVLGAHDGGVFGLCALRDGTLVSGGGRDRRVVLWGSDYSKLQEVEVPEDFGPVRTVAEGRGDTLYVGTTRNSILQGSVHTGFSLLVQGHMEELWGLATHPSRAQFVTCGQDKLVHLWNAESHQPLWSRIIEDPARSAGFHPSGSVLAVGTVTGRWLLLDTETHDLVAIHTDGNEQISVVSFSPDGAYLTVGSHDNLVYVYTVDQGGRKVSRLGKCSGHSSFITHLDWAQDSSCFVTNSGDYEILYWDPATCKQITSADAVRNVEWATATCVLGFGVFGIWSEGADGTDINAVARSHDGKLLASADDFGKVHLFSYPCCQPRALSHKYGGHSSHVTNVAFLWDDSVALTTGGKDTSVLQWRVV, encoded by the exons ATGAGTAGCTTTGGAGCTGG CAAAACCAAAGAAGTTATCTTCAGCAtgg AGGAGGGCTCCGTGAAAATGTTCCTGAGGGGGCGCCCTGTGCCCATGCTGATTCCGGACGAGCTGGCGCCCACCTACAGCCTGGACACGCGCTCGGAGCTGCCGTCCAGCCGTCTCAAGCTGGACTGGGT CTATGGCTACCGCGGCCGAGACTGCCGGGCCAACCTTTACCTGCTGCCCACCGGCGAGATAGTGTATTTCGTGGCCTCCGTGGCCGTGCTGTACAGCGTGGAGGAGCAGAGACAGCGGCATTACCTGGGACACAACGATGACATCAAATG CCTGGCTGTCCACCCTGATATGGTCACCATTGCCACGGGGCAGGTAGCAGGCACCACGAAGGAGGGAAAG CCACTACCACCCCACGTGCGCATTTGGGACTCAGTTTCTCTCTCCACCTTACATGTGCTGGGCCTGGGGGTGTTTGACAGAGCTGTGTGCTGTGTGGGCTTTTCCAAATCT AATGGGGGCAACCTGCTCTGTGCAGTGGACGAATCCAACGATCACATGCTCTCTGTGTGGGACTGGGCCAAGGAGGGCAAGGTGGTGGATGGCAAG TGCTCCAACGAGGCCGTGCTGGTGGCCACCTTCCACCCCACAGACCCCACCCTGCTCATCACCTGCGGGAAATCCCACATCTACTTCTGGAGTCTGGAGGGGGGCGGCCTGAGCAAGCGGCAGGGCCTCTTTGAG AAACACGAGAAACCGAAGTATGTGCTGTGTGTGACCTTTTTGGAGGGTGGTGATGTGATCACCGGGGACTCTGGGGGGAACCTCTATGTCTGGGGCAAAG GTGGGAACCGCATCACACAGGCGGTGCTGGGTGCCCACGATGGCGGTGTGTTTGGGCTCTGCGCCCTGCGGGACGGGACGCTGGTGTCCGGAGGGGGCCGTGATCGTCGGGTGGTCCTCTGGGGTTCCGACTACAGCAAGCTGCAGGAggtggag gTCCCGGAGGACTTCGGCCCAGTGCGCACCGTGGCGGAGGGCCGGGGAGACACGCTGTACGTGGGGACCACTCGCAACTCCATCCTGCAGGGCTCTGTCCACACGGGCTTCTCACTTCTCGTCCAG GGCCACATGGAAGAGCTGTGGGGCCTGGCCACACACCCCAGCCGGGCCCAGTTTGTGACATGTGGGCAGGATAAGCTGGTGCATCTGTGGAATGCGGAGTCCCACCAGCCTCTGTGGAGTAGGATCATCGAG gACCCTGCCCGTTCTGCTGGCTTCCACCCCAGTGGCTCTGTCCTGGCCGTGGGCACGGTGACTGGCAG ATGGCTGCTCCTGGACACGGAGACCCATGACCTGGTGGCTATCCACACCGATGGCAATGAACAGATCTCAGTGGTCAGCTTCTCTCCAG acggGGCGTACCTGACCGTGGGCTCCCACGACAACTTGGTGTACGTGTACACGGTGGACCAGGGCGGCCGCAAGGTCAGCCGCCTGGGCAAGTGCTCG gGCCATTCCAGTTTTATTACCCACCTGGATTGGGCCCAGGACAGCAGCTGCTTTGTCACCAACTCCGGGGACTACGAGATTCTGTACT GGGACCCAGCTACCTGTAAGCAGATCACTAGTGCAGATGCTGTGAGGAACGTGGAATGGGCCACGGCCACTTGTGTCCTGGGATTTGGGGTGTTTG GGATCTGGTCTGAAGGAGCAGATGGTACTGATATCAATGCCGTGGCCCGCTCCCATGACGGGAAGTTGCTGGCTTCAGCTGATGACTTTGGCAAAGTCCACCTGTTCAGTTACCCCTGCTGTCAGCCCCGA gcccTCAGCCACAAATACGGCGGACACAGCAGCCATGTGACAAATGTGGCCTTCTTGTGGGATGACAGCGTGGCCCTGACCACGGGGGGCAAGGACACCAGTGTGCTGCAGTGGCGGGTGGtctga